Proteins encoded by one window of Arachis hypogaea cultivar Tifrunner chromosome 1, arahy.Tifrunner.gnm2.J5K5, whole genome shotgun sequence:
- the LOC112707436 gene encoding metacaspase-5, which yields MAKKAVLIGCNYPGTKAELKGCINDVWRMHKCLVDRYGFSEDDITVLIDTDDSYTQPTGKNIRSALSRLVRSARPGDVLFVHYSGHGTRLPAETGEDDDTGYDECIVPCDMNLITDDDFREFVDGIPRGCKLTIISDSCHSGGLVEEAKEQIGHSTKEEDAGSGSGSGFGLSSFLHRKVEDAIESRGIHIPSSLKHHGRHRDDDEAEDRDLELPRGEYGYVKNRSLPLSTLIDILKQKTGKDDIDVGKLRPTLFDVFGEDSSPKVKKFMNVIFSKLQQGGGGGEQGGFLGMVGSLAQEFLKQKLDENDEGYAKPAMETPVGNKHEAYAGSTKRGFPDGGILMSGCQTDQTSADASPAGHSASAYGAFSNAVQAIIEETDGRVTNHELVLKAREKLKREGFTQQPGLYCSDHHVDVPFVC from the exons ATGGCGAAAAAGGCGGTACTGATCGGATGCAACTATCCGGGAACCAAGGCTGAGCTCAAAGGATGCATCAACGACGTTTGGCGGATGCACAAATGCCTCGTCGACCGTTACGGTTTCTCGGAGGATGACATCACCGTCCTCATCGACACCGACGACTCCTACACTCAGCCAACCGGCAAGAACATACGCTCCGCCCTCTCCCGCCTCGTCCGATCTGCCCGTCCTGGCGACGTCTTGTTCGTCCACTACAGCGGCCACGGCACCCGCCTCCCCGCCGAGACCGGCGAGGACGATGACACTGGCTATGACGAGTGCATTGTTCCTTGCGATATGAACCTCATCACTG ATGATGATTTCAGGGAATTTGTAGACGGGATCCCAAGAGGTTGTAAGCTCACAATTATCTCAGATTCTTGTCACAGTGGTGGCCTAGTTGAAGAAGCTAAGGAGCAGATAGGGCATAgcacaaaggaggaagatgctgGCTCTGGCTCCGGCTCAGGGTTTGGATTATCAAGCTTCCTACACCGGAAGGTGGAAGATGCCATCGAGTCTCGTGGGATTCATATCCCCTCATCATTGAAGCATCATGGTAGACACAGGGATGACGATGAAGCTGAAGACAGGGATCTTGAACTTCCGCGTGGTGAATATGGCTATGTAAAGAACAGGTCTCTGCCACTTTCAACTCTCATTGATATACTCAAGCAAAAAACTGGTAAAGATGATATAGATGTTGGGAAGCTGAGACCTACACTCTTTGATGTTTTTGGGGAAGACTCTAGCCCTAAAGTAAAGAAGTTCATGAATGTTATCTTCAGCAAACTCCAACAAGGTGGTGGAGGTGGAGAACAGGGTGGATTCTTGGGGATGGTGGGTAGTCTTGCCCAAGAGTTTCTCAAGCAGAagctggatgagaatgatgagggATACGCAAAACCTGCCATGGAGACACCTGTTGGAAACAAGCATGAGGCATACGCCGGATCAACTAAGCGTGGCTTTCCTGATGGTGGGATCCTGATGAGCGGCTGTCAGACTGACCAGACTTCGGCCGATGCAAGTCCTGCTGGACATTCTGCCAGTGCTTATGGAGCTTTTAGCAATGCAGTACAGGCTATAATTGAGGAGACTGATGGTAGAGTTACAAACCATGAGCTTGTTCTGAAGGCTAGAGAGAAGCTCAAGCGAGAGGGATTCACTCAACAACCTGGACTCTATTGCAGCGACCACCATGTTGATGTTCCCTTTGTTTGTTGA